The Glycine soja cultivar W05 chromosome 6, ASM419377v2, whole genome shotgun sequence genome has a window encoding:
- the LOC114415564 gene encoding protein ABIL2-like produces MGKVTTSATQPVSQEASNYDEVFMQQSLLFDDSLKDLKNLRAQLYSAAEYFELSYSNDDQKQVVVETLKDYAIKALVNTVDHLGSVTYKVNDLLDEKVVEVSVAELRVSCIEQRIKTCHEYMDHEGRTQQSLVISTPKYHKRYILPVGETMHGANRTKSKHVGYNLDDEDEWPNFRNAVRATIRETPPSTARRGRSPSPSLQPQRSGAFSFTSTMPKKDLERRSVSPYRFPLLRTGSRSSSRPTTPKISRPTTPNPSRPTTPNPSNATQRYPSEPRKSSSMRLSAERDHGKELEQYPSKSKRLLKALLSRRKSKKDDMLYTYLDEY; encoded by the exons ATGGGAAAGGTCACAACTTCTGCAACCCAGCCTGTATCTCAAGAAGCTTCCAATTATGATGAGGTTTTTATGCAGCAGAGCTTGCTCTTTGATGATAGTCTGAAG GATTTGAAGAATCTGAGAGCACAATTATATTCAGCAGCTGAATATTTTGAACTCTCATACTCCAACGATGACCAAAAACAAGT AGTGGTAGAAACATTGAAGGATTATGCCATCAAAGCTCTTGTAAATACAGTGGACCATTTAGGTTCTGTGACCTACAAAGTAAATGATTTGTTGGATGAGAAAGTCGTTGAAGTTTCTGTAGCAGAACTACGGGTGTCTTGTATTGAACAG AGAATAAAAACGTGCCATGAGTATATGGATCATGAGGGACGTACCCAACAGTCATTGGTGATCAGTACTCCAAAATATCATAAGCGTTATATCTTGCCAG TTGGGGAGACCATGCATGGTGCCAACCGCACAAAGTCAAAACATGTGGGGTACAACCTAGATGACGAAGATGAATGGCCTAACTTTAGGAATG CTGTTCGAGCTACTATCAGAGAAACACCACCATCTACAGCAAG AAGAGGGCGCTCCCCATCACCATCTTTACAACCTCAGAGATCTGGAGCTTTTTCATTCACTTCGACCATGCCTAAAAAAGATTTAG AGAGGCGATCGGTTTCACCATACCGGTTCCCCCTTCTACGCACTGGATCTCGGTCATCAAGTAGGCCTACAACACCTAAAATAAGCAGACCAACCACTCCAAATCCAAGCAGACCCACCACACCAAATCCTTCTAATGCAACACAAAGG TACCCTTCAGAGCCGCGCAAATCATCTTCAATGCGATTATCCGCAGAAAGAGACCATGGCAAAGAACTAGAACAATACCCCAGTAAGAGTAAACGTCTCCTGAAGGCCTTACTAAGCCGGCGCAAGTCTAAGAAGGATGACATGCTATACACATACTTGGACGAGTACTGA
- the LOC114415565 gene encoding uncharacterized protein LOC114415565 isoform X1, translating to MASAEGKAPYTANCFTQDFRIPLSSLDHPSSVSKKLVSDWVPNNSINDQILSNSVFVPHNLNSDKLPEMKWWLHVKSDLGDEANYTCQQLNSYESELGSFYAEFLNGSAKSGGDQLVKDFDFLSNIESANLYVEQPWHVVSPTCMKNNTRMPKIEASLNNTDLHFTPKKKDQEEFYFSDSHFMDCDISNFLVSEQGKMTSSDLESHLMGAEKTGPWWRTAGKDELASLVARKSLEHIGNCDLPHPQTKHVSPRPPYPKGVDHHDKTPPSLNRKTETGSSYADGYTTGISTSDCSFQDSSKHSSSSHSKDSSSSTEGCQINSENGSMSELLKALCHSQTRAREAEKAAQRAYSEKEHILSLFFRQASQLFAYKQWLHMLQLENLCLQLRNKNQSFLNLFPASLPWDPCRGMLLKKSNSKARKRRNSNKRCVIAKCVVAAVGLGLAGAGLLLGWTMGWMFPSL from the exons ATGGCATCAGCAGAAGGGAAGGCTCCTTATACAGCTAATTGTTTTACTCAAGATTTCCGGATTCCCCTGAGTTCTCTGGATCATCCGTCATCagtttcaaaaaaattagtatCTGATTGGGTTCCTAATAATTCTATTAATGATCAAATTCTTTCTAATTCAGTTTTTGTACCCCATAATCTGAATTCTGATAAGCTACCAGAAATGAAATGGTGGCTACATGTGAAAAGTGACTTGGGGGATGAAGCAAATTATACATGTCAACAGCTGAATTCCTACGAGTCTGAACTTGGTTCCTTCTATGCTGAATTTCTTAATGGCAGTGCCAAGAGTGGGGGAGATCAATTGGTCAAAGACTTTGATTTTCTTTCTAATATTGAAAGTGCTAATTTATATGTAGAGCAGCCGTGGCATGTTGTCTCTCCTACATGTATGAAAAACAATACAAGAATGCCAAAAATTGAGGCTTCACTGAATAATACTGATTTACATTTTACTCCTAAGAAGAAAGATCAGGAGGAATTCTATTTTTCAGATAGTCATTTTATGGATTGTGATATTTCCAATTTCTTGGTCTCTGAACAAGGTAAAATGACATCATCTGATCTAGAATCACATTTGATGGGAGCAGAGAAAACTGGGCCTTGGTGGCGCACTGCGGGAAAAGATGAGTTGGCTTCCTTAGTTGCTCGGAAGTCACTTGAGCATATTGGGAATTGTGATCTCCCTCATCCCCAGACTAAGCATGTTAGTCCGAGACCCCCCTACCCGAAGGGTGTTGACCATCATGATAAGACTCCACCATCTTTGAACCGTAAAACTGAGACTGGTTCTTCCTATGCAGATGGTTATACAACTGGGATATCCACTTCTGACTGTTCATTTCAGGATTCAAGCAAGCATTCCAG TTCCAGCCACAGCAAAGACTCTAGCTCAAGCACCGAAGGTTGCCAAATAAATTCCGAGAATGGTAGCATGTCTGAGTTGTTGAAAGCTTTGTGTCACTCTCAAACAAGAGCAAGAGAGGCTGAGAAAGCAGCGCAGCGAGCTTACAGCGAGAAGGAGCACATCCTGAGTCTCTTTTTTCGACAGGCTTCACAACTCTTTGCTTACAAGCAGTGGCTCCACATGCTGCAGCTTGAGAACCTGTGTCTGCAACTCAGAAACAAAAACCAGTCATTTCTAAATCTCTTTCCAGCATCCTTACCCTGGGACCCATGCAGGGGAATGCTGCTTAAGAAAAGTAATAGCAAAGCTAGGAAGAGGAGGAATAGTAACAAAAGATGTGTGATTGCAAAGTGCGTTGTTGCTGCCGTGGGATTAGGCCTCGCCGGTGCCGGTTTGCTTCTTGGTTGGACAATGGGATGGATGTTTCCTTCCTTATAA
- the LOC114415565 gene encoding uncharacterized protein LOC114415565 isoform X2, which translates to MASAEGKAPYTANCFTQDFRIPLSSLDHPSSVSKKLVSDWVPNNSINDQILSNSVFVPHNLNSDKLPEMKWWLHVKSDLGDEANYTCQQLNSYESELGSFYAEFLNGSAKSGGDQLVKDFDFLSNIESANLYVEQPWHVVSPTCMKNNTRMPKIEASLNNTDLHFTPKKKDQEEFYFSDSHFMDCDISNFLVSEQGKMTSSDLESHLMGAEKTGPWWRTAGKDELASLVARKSLEHIGNCDLPHPQTKHVSPRPPYPKGVDHHDKTPPSLNRKTETGSSYADGYTTGISTSDCSFQDSSKHSSHSKDSSSSTEGCQINSENGSMSELLKALCHSQTRAREAEKAAQRAYSEKEHILSLFFRQASQLFAYKQWLHMLQLENLCLQLRNKNQSFLNLFPASLPWDPCRGMLLKKSNSKARKRRNSNKRCVIAKCVVAAVGLGLAGAGLLLGWTMGWMFPSL; encoded by the exons ATGGCATCAGCAGAAGGGAAGGCTCCTTATACAGCTAATTGTTTTACTCAAGATTTCCGGATTCCCCTGAGTTCTCTGGATCATCCGTCATCagtttcaaaaaaattagtatCTGATTGGGTTCCTAATAATTCTATTAATGATCAAATTCTTTCTAATTCAGTTTTTGTACCCCATAATCTGAATTCTGATAAGCTACCAGAAATGAAATGGTGGCTACATGTGAAAAGTGACTTGGGGGATGAAGCAAATTATACATGTCAACAGCTGAATTCCTACGAGTCTGAACTTGGTTCCTTCTATGCTGAATTTCTTAATGGCAGTGCCAAGAGTGGGGGAGATCAATTGGTCAAAGACTTTGATTTTCTTTCTAATATTGAAAGTGCTAATTTATATGTAGAGCAGCCGTGGCATGTTGTCTCTCCTACATGTATGAAAAACAATACAAGAATGCCAAAAATTGAGGCTTCACTGAATAATACTGATTTACATTTTACTCCTAAGAAGAAAGATCAGGAGGAATTCTATTTTTCAGATAGTCATTTTATGGATTGTGATATTTCCAATTTCTTGGTCTCTGAACAAGGTAAAATGACATCATCTGATCTAGAATCACATTTGATGGGAGCAGAGAAAACTGGGCCTTGGTGGCGCACTGCGGGAAAAGATGAGTTGGCTTCCTTAGTTGCTCGGAAGTCACTTGAGCATATTGGGAATTGTGATCTCCCTCATCCCCAGACTAAGCATGTTAGTCCGAGACCCCCCTACCCGAAGGGTGTTGACCATCATGATAAGACTCCACCATCTTTGAACCGTAAAACTGAGACTGGTTCTTCCTATGCAGATGGTTATACAACTGGGATATCCACTTCTGACTGTTCATTTCAGGATTCAAGCAAGCATTCCAG CCACAGCAAAGACTCTAGCTCAAGCACCGAAGGTTGCCAAATAAATTCCGAGAATGGTAGCATGTCTGAGTTGTTGAAAGCTTTGTGTCACTCTCAAACAAGAGCAAGAGAGGCTGAGAAAGCAGCGCAGCGAGCTTACAGCGAGAAGGAGCACATCCTGAGTCTCTTTTTTCGACAGGCTTCACAACTCTTTGCTTACAAGCAGTGGCTCCACATGCTGCAGCTTGAGAACCTGTGTCTGCAACTCAGAAACAAAAACCAGTCATTTCTAAATCTCTTTCCAGCATCCTTACCCTGGGACCCATGCAGGGGAATGCTGCTTAAGAAAAGTAATAGCAAAGCTAGGAAGAGGAGGAATAGTAACAAAAGATGTGTGATTGCAAAGTGCGTTGTTGCTGCCGTGGGATTAGGCCTCGCCGGTGCCGGTTTGCTTCTTGGTTGGACAATGGGATGGATGTTTCCTTCCTTATAA